In Natronococcus sp. AD-5, the genomic window TAACGAGTGATCCGGTCGTCGGTCCACGTGACTATGCCCGTAGGTAAGCTTGGTCCGGAAGACGTCGTTACGGCACAGCGAGACGACGACCTCGAGACGGTGACGGGGCTGTTCGCCGAGGAAAACGTCGGTGCGGTCGTCATCACCGAAGACGAGGAACCGGTCGGCATCGTTACCGACCGCGACGCGGCGCTCGCGATCCCCGAAAACGACGACGTCGGATCGGTCTCGGTCGAGGACGTGATGACCGCGGATCCCGCGACGCTCCGGGAAGACGACGAGGCGATCGAGATCTCCCGCGCGATCGAGGAGTACAACGTCCGTCGATTCCCGGTCGTCGACGAGGACGGCGCGCTGACGGGGATCGTCACGTTGGACGATCTCGTCGCGACGATCGGCGAGCAACTCGAGAACGTCGCCGATACGGTCGAAGTCCAGTCCCCCGACTACAGTCCGTAGCGTCCTACCGACCGTTTCGAGTCGGTACGACACCTCGATTGTTTTCGTTCGTCGACCGTAGGCAGCGTCTGCGAATCGTTGCAGTGGTGAAAATCATCCGTACGAGAACGTTTCGACGCCCCGGCGCGCGATCGGTTCCAGTCCGGTCGGCCGAGATCGCCGCTCGCCGTCGAGTCGCGGGGTCGGAACGCAAACCGGCGGGCGGCTGCCCGTCGCCGAAGCGAGCCCGCCCGAGCCCACACTACTCGTTAGTAGAACGGCAGTAAATCGCTGCCTGGGGGGAATAAGCGTCTCTGAAACAATGAGTGGTGGCGACGTTCGTCGGCGTGAGACTCTCCCGTGACGATTATCAACCGGGCAGTTCGGAAGACGCTTTCGTCAGCATCGGAGGCACCCGACGAGCGCGCGTCGACGACGGCCGTTCGGCTCGCGAGCGTAAGCCATGAGTACGGGACCGGCGGCGGGTTTCGATCCCGGCGCGATCGGACGGTGACCGCGCTGCGCGACGTTTCGATCGAGGTCGATCCGGGCGAAGTCGTCGGTCTCGAGGGGCCGAGCGGCAGCGGCAAGTCGACGATCCTGCACGCGGTCACCGGCCTCCTGGTACCGACGGAAGGAGCGGTCGAACTCCGCGGGACCGACCTCACGACGCTCTCCGACCGGAAACGGACGCGGATCCGCCGCCGGCACGTCGGCATCGTGTTCCAGCGCTTTCACCTCCTCTCGTCGCTGTCGGCGCGGGCGAACGTCGCGCTCCCGCTCGTCCAGGCCGGGGTTCCGAAGTCGGCCCGCCGGGAACGGGCGGTGACGCTGCTCGAGGAGGTCGGACTCGGCGACCGAATCACGCACCTGCCGGGCGAGTTGAGCGGCGGCGAGCAACAGCGCGTCGCGATCGCGCGGGCGTTGGCGACCGATCCGGACGTGATCGTCGCCGACGAGCCGACGGGCGAACTGGACACGGCGACCGGGACGGCGGTTCTCGATCTCCTGACCGAGGTCGGCCGGGACCGGACGATCCTGGTCGCCTCGCACGACGATGCCACGCTCTCCGTCACCGATCGGGTGATCACCCTGCGTGATGGAACGGTGGTCTCGGATGGCGGATGACCGCGAGCGTCGCCGCGCGCGCTGGCTCGGGATCGCCGGCCTCTCGGCGACGCGGCTCCGGAGGCGAGCGGTGCGAATCGGGTCGGGGCGGCTCGCGGCGACGATCGCCGCCGTCGCGCTGACGATCGCGCTCCTGTTGATGGTCACCGGGATCGCACTGGGGCTCGCCGACGGCGGAATCGACTCCCGGGACGACGCCGACGTGCGCATCACGCCCGAGGACGAGCGCACGCTGTCGGCAGTCGACGGGGTCGAAGAACCGAACCTCGGCGCGACGAACGAACGGGCCGAGATGATCCGCTCGCAGGACGGCGTCGATCACGCCTCGCCCGTGCTCGTCGAGCCGGTTCGGCTCGAGTCGGCCGACGGCGAGGCCGAGACCGTGCTGCTCGTCGGCGTCGTCCCCGACGGCGAGTCGCGGACCGTCGCGGGCCTGTCGACGACCGGCCTCGAGCCGGGAGATCCCCACTACGCCGAGGGCTCGTACGACGGACCGCGGGAGGGTGCGATCGTGCTCTCGGAATCCGCCGCCGAGCGGCTCGACGCGACGGCGGACGACGAACTCGCGCTCTCGAGCGTGCGAGCCGACGGGAAGGCGCCGACGGTCGTCGTGGCCGACGTCGAGGCCGCGACCGAAGGCGGCGACTCGGCGCCGGTCGCGCTCGCACACCTGAGCGAACTCCAGTCGGCGTCCGGCGCCGCCGACGGCGAACTCGCCGATCGAATCCTGGTGTGGGGGGAGTCGGAGTCGGCGGCGGCAGCCGCCGCCGACGCGTACCCGGACGCCGCGGTCGAATCGACGGGTACCGGTAACCCGTCGTCGCTGTTCGACGACGGCCTGGCGTTCGCGACGAGCGCCCTCGCGCTGATCGTGGGGGTGGCGATCTGCGCGTCGTTCGTCGCGACGACCATGGGGATGACGGTCAACGAGGATCGCGCCGCCCTCGCGATCCTCGCGGCGGTCGGCTTCCCGACGCACAGTCGGCTCGCGATCGTGGCGTTCTCCACGGCGCTGACGACGCTGTGCGGCGCGCTCCTGGGAATCGCGCTCGGCGTCGGGGGTATTCACGTCGTCAACGCCGTCGCCGGAGCGACCGTCGCCTCGGGCGCCGTCGCGGCGATGCACCCGCTGTTCGTCCCGTACGCGATCGCCGTCGCGCTCGTCTCGGGGCTGATCGCCGTTCCCTATCCGCTCGCGGTCGCCGCGCGAACGACGATCCTCGCGGAGGTGGAACGGTGAGCGTTCGCCAGGCGCTCGCCCGAACCCGCGCCGTCGCCGGACTCGCGATCGCGCAGCTGCGCCGGTCGCCCGGGCGCGTCGCGCTGACCGTGCTCGCGGTGGCGCTCGCCGTGCTGTCGGTGACGCTGCTCGCGAGCCTCGGCGTCGGCGTCGTGGACAAGGGCGAGGAGGGACTCGAGGCGGCCGACCGCGACATCTGGATCTCGAGCGATCCGGTCGATCCGGCGGCGAGCGGGACGCAGAATCCGATCGTCGGCACGCACGGGGTCGCGGCCGAGATCAACGAACGGGACGACGTTCGAAGCGCCACGCCGATCGCGGTCCACGACGTCTACGTCGGCTCGGATCCCGACGACTTACGGCGCCGCTCGGCGGTCGGCGTCGAATCGACCCACAGCGGGTACGACTTCGAGGAGGGCGGCGGGTTCTCGATGCGGGACGATCCCTACGACGGTACGCCCGCCGACGAGCCCCGGACGGCCGAAATCGTGCTCGATCCGCGGATCGCCGAGGAACTCGACGTCGGCGTCGGCGAGACGGTCTACGTCGGAACCAGTCGGGAGACGGCGGCGGCCGCCGAGTTCACCGTGGTGGGCACCTCCCGACACCACTCCCAGTTCCTGGGCTCTCCCGCGGTGACGGTGCCCTTCGCGGACCTGCAGGCGATCGCGGGAACGGCGGGAACGGACCGATCGACGTTCCTTACCGCCGACGTCGCTGACGACGCCGACCGCGAGGCCGTCGCGGACGACCTCGCCGCGGAGTACCCCGAGTACGACGTCAGGACGAGCGACCGGCAGGTACGGGCGATGTTCGAGGAGCGGCCGCTCGTGCTCGCGAGCGGCGCGACGCTGGTCGGTCTCGCCGTCCTCGGCGGGATCGTCCTGACGGTCAACCTCTTCGCGCTCGTCGCCTACCAGCAGCGAGAGGAACTCGCCGCGCTCCGGGCGATCGGCCTCTCGCGGTGGGTCCTCGCGGGGACGATCGGCGCGCAGGGGCTCGTCATCGGCCTGCTCGGCGGCGTTCTCGGCGTCGCCGCCACGCCCCTGTTCGCGCGCGTGTTGAACTACCTCGCCGCCGACGTCATCGGCTTCGAGCGGCTCCTCCGGACGCCGCTCGAGGTGTACGCCGTCGGCCTCGTCCTCGCGGTCTGCGTGGGAACGATCGTCGCGATCGCCACCGGCTGGCGAACCGGCCGGTACGCCAGCCTCGAGCACCTCGACGGATAACGGATGCCGGTACTTCTTCGAGTCCCCGAACGGGACGCTCAAGGACCATATCGTTATTTAGCAGCGTGGCTGAATTGGACTACCGCTGTTCCGTACGGACGCGAACTGAACGGTCAATACACTTTTATCAGGGTTAGGTAACAGTAGCTAGTAGCATGGTTTCTTTATTCAGAAATACTTGTGAAACGACTGTTACGTACAGGTGGAGCAGGTAACGAAGCGGCGATTGATTTCACTGATATCTATCAAGAATTGCGTGCTGGCTACAGTGATTGTATTCAGCGCACCGACGTTATTTATTTCAATTAACTTTCTTTGAATAATGCTTGTCTGATTTTATTGAGTATATAGAGCACGTTATCCCGGTTGGAAGCGTCCAACCGATATGGACGAGACATCCGACCGACACGATACTCAAGATCAGGAGGTTGCGGCCGATGCCGGCACTGATCCGGAGGAATTCCTCTCGCTCCTCCCGCACTTTTATCGAGGCAGTGTGACTCAGGCGACCAGCGCACAGGATCGGCTCGACCGGACAACCGACTGGGCGATCACCCTGATCGCCGCATTACTCTCTATCGTGTTCGCAAGCGAGGATATACCGGCGTACCTCCTGTTGATCGGGCTGGTACTGCTGAGTATGTTCCTCTTTTTTGAAGTCCGACGCTACCGGTTCTACGATGTGTGGCGGTCTCAAGTCCGGTTCGTTCAGGAGAACGTCTTCGCGAACGCCTTCGATCCCGCGGGCGTCGAACAGCATCCGAACTGGAGAGAAGAGATCGGCAACGACCTCCGTCAGCCAACGTTCAAGGTCTCATACCTCGAAGCCCTGTCCCGTCGGCTCCGTCGGGTGTACGCGTTACTCTTTGTCGTCGTCGGACTCGCCTGGGTATCTAAGATTATCCTCTTTAGCCCCGAAGCACAGTGGACCGAGGCGGCGGAGCTCCCGGGCATCCCTGGGGTGGTCGTCATAACGGCGCTAACCGTGTTCTATATCGCAGTCCTGTTGATCGCGTTCTGGCCGGACGAACGCGAGGCGAAGGGGGAAATTCACGACGTTGAGCCCGGCCAGTGGAAGGAGACGAACAATGAGCGTTAGTAATCCGTTTCGATCGCGAGCGCCGCGGAGAATGGCGGGCGTGTGTCTTCCTCATCACTGTAGACAAACGGCGTGAGAGGAGTCCTGTATCCGGAGCTCAACTTTCTACAGCATTGGCGAGTAATCATCGAAGGTCCCTGAACATCTCCAATAGAAGGATATCTGAATCAGTGTTGAATACCTACTGAATAAATGTCTTATATCATGTCAATACCTCCAGTAGATGATAGAAATACCAATGGTAAGTTTGCATAGCTACGTAACGAATCGGCCATCTCAGATTCAGGTCCGAGACCGAATAAAGAATCCGTAGTACTAACTACTGGTAAGTATCGGGCACGGTACCAGAACTTCTACTCAGTGCGACGGCCGTTCTCGGATTATCGTTCCTCGGAGGCGTCTTGGCCGCGTCGTACGCCGGAACGACGCTGGCACTGAAGCGATTTTTTGGAGACGAGTATCAGGAACGCCCAAAGAGCGAAAATGGACAATCGTCTAATCCGTGCGTAACGAGTGTTTTGCCCGATAACGGTCGGCAGTACTGGTTCGGTATTCCGTTTCGATCGAGGTGCTAGGTCCCGATTTCTCGCAGTCTCTTCTGATCCGGTGGGACGGTCAGATATTTCCCTTCCAGAGGGCGATCGAGTGGTCGTTCGAGCGTTCGACGTCGACACGGACGTCCCGATCGTCGTCGAGGGCGATCGCGATCCGATCGAAGTCCGTGACGTACCGGGACTTCTGTTCGCGACCCGGTCGAGCGCCGACGGTCTCCCTGACCAGTCCGGACTCGGTCAGCCGATCGAGTTTGCGGTAGGTCGTCGAGAGCGGGCGCTCGATCTCGTCGGCGATCGCCGGAACGGTCAGCGGTTCCTCGAGGACCGCGATGATCTCCCGACACGCGTCGTCGGTCAGCACGCCGATGACGTGCTCGCGCGCGGGAGCGTCATCCGACGAGGAAAACTCGAGTGACATACGGGTACGCCCGGGTTAGGAGCGAAGCCTAAAGACACGTTTGGTCGGATCGCCCGCGACAATGTGGCACTTACATGTGGGAGGCGTGCGAGGGTCACCGTATGAGCGACGACCAGTCGCCCGACTCCGTCGTCGAGAACACGCCGGGGCAGGGGCGAACGCCCGAACCCGAACGCATCGAACCCGCCGCGCCCGAGGAGTTCGGCCTCGCGCAGGTCTGGTGGGGCGACGGCAAGGGGAAGACGACAGCCACGCTCGGGATGGGACTGCGAGCGGCCGGGCACGGCTACCGCGTCCACATGCTCCAGTTCATGAAAGGCGGCGCCTCGAGCGTCGACGCCGTGCGTGGCGAGTACAACGCGATCGCCGCCCTCCCGGGGATGAGCTACGAGAACCTCGGCCACTACGGCTGGCACGGGATGGCCGACGGCAGCGAGGACGCGGACCACGAGGCCGAGGCCCAGGCCGGCCTCGAGCGCGCCCACGAGTTGCTCGAGGCGGCCGCGGCCGCCGACCTCTCGGCGCCGATCGACCTCGAGGCCGACCCCGAAGCGGGGATGCACATGCTCATCCTGGACGAGGTGCTGTACGCGGCGGACCGGGGGCTGATCGGGGAGGACGACGTTCACGACCTGATCGACGCCAAACCCGACGACCTCGAACTGGTGCTCTCCGGGAGCCACGCCGAACCGGCGTACCTCGAGGATCGCGCGGACCTGATCAC contains:
- a CDS encoding ABC transporter permease, producing MADDRERRRARWLGIAGLSATRLRRRAVRIGSGRLAATIAAVALTIALLLMVTGIALGLADGGIDSRDDADVRITPEDERTLSAVDGVEEPNLGATNERAEMIRSQDGVDHASPVLVEPVRLESADGEAETVLLVGVVPDGESRTVAGLSTTGLEPGDPHYAEGSYDGPREGAIVLSESAAERLDATADDELALSSVRADGKAPTVVVADVEAATEGGDSAPVALAHLSELQSASGAADGELADRILVWGESESAAAAAADAYPDAAVESTGTGNPSSLFDDGLAFATSALALIVGVAICASFVATTMGMTVNEDRAALAILAAVGFPTHSRLAIVAFSTALTTLCGALLGIALGVGGIHVVNAVAGATVASGAVAAMHPLFVPYAIAVALVSGLIAVPYPLAVAARTTILAEVER
- a CDS encoding ABC transporter ATP-binding protein, whose product is MINRAVRKTLSSASEAPDERASTTAVRLASVSHEYGTGGGFRSRRDRTVTALRDVSIEVDPGEVVGLEGPSGSGKSTILHAVTGLLVPTEGAVELRGTDLTTLSDRKRTRIRRRHVGIVFQRFHLLSSLSARANVALPLVQAGVPKSARRERAVTLLEEVGLGDRITHLPGELSGGEQQRVAIARALATDPDVIVADEPTGELDTATGTAVLDLLTEVGRDRTILVASHDDATLSVTDRVITLRDGTVVSDGG
- a CDS encoding CBS domain-containing protein — translated: MPVGKLGPEDVVTAQRDDDLETVTGLFAEENVGAVVITEDEEPVGIVTDRDAALAIPENDDVGSVSVEDVMTADPATLREDDEAIEISRAIEEYNVRRFPVVDEDGALTGIVTLDDLVATIGEQLENVADTVEVQSPDYSP
- a CDS encoding winged helix-turn-helix domain-containing protein; protein product: MSLEFSSSDDAPAREHVIGVLTDDACREIIAVLEEPLTVPAIADEIERPLSTTYRKLDRLTESGLVRETVGARPGREQKSRYVTDFDRIAIALDDDRDVRVDVERSNDHSIALWKGNI
- a CDS encoding ABC transporter permease, encoding MSVRQALARTRAVAGLAIAQLRRSPGRVALTVLAVALAVLSVTLLASLGVGVVDKGEEGLEAADRDIWISSDPVDPAASGTQNPIVGTHGVAAEINERDDVRSATPIAVHDVYVGSDPDDLRRRSAVGVESTHSGYDFEEGGGFSMRDDPYDGTPADEPRTAEIVLDPRIAEELDVGVGETVYVGTSRETAAAAEFTVVGTSRHHSQFLGSPAVTVPFADLQAIAGTAGTDRSTFLTADVADDADREAVADDLAAEYPEYDVRTSDRQVRAMFEERPLVLASGATLVGLAVLGGIVLTVNLFALVAYQQREELAALRAIGLSRWVLAGTIGAQGLVIGLLGGVLGVAATPLFARVLNYLAADVIGFERLLRTPLEVYAVGLVLAVCVGTIVAIATGWRTGRYASLEHLDG
- a CDS encoding DUF2270 domain-containing protein, with translation MDETSDRHDTQDQEVAADAGTDPEEFLSLLPHFYRGSVTQATSAQDRLDRTTDWAITLIAALLSIVFASEDIPAYLLLIGLVLLSMFLFFEVRRYRFYDVWRSQVRFVQENVFANAFDPAGVEQHPNWREEIGNDLRQPTFKVSYLEALSRRLRRVYALLFVVVGLAWVSKIILFSPEAQWTEAAELPGIPGVVVITALTVFYIAVLLIAFWPDEREAKGEIHDVEPGQWKETNNER
- a CDS encoding cob(I)yrinic acid a,c-diamide adenosyltransferase, producing the protein MSDDQSPDSVVENTPGQGRTPEPERIEPAAPEEFGLAQVWWGDGKGKTTATLGMGLRAAGHGYRVHMLQFMKGGASSVDAVRGEYNAIAALPGMSYENLGHYGWHGMADGSEDADHEAEAQAGLERAHELLEAAAAADLSAPIDLEADPEAGMHMLILDEVLYAADRGLIGEDDVHDLIDAKPDDLELVLSGSHAEPAYLEDRADLITNVRKVKHPIEGGQRARRGTEF